The stretch of DNA CGGAGATGATTCTGGCGCTGCCGGGCAGGATGGGGACGGTGGCTCCGCCGGCGCGGCGAATGAAACGGTGCGGGTCGATGCCCAGGTTGTGATATAACGTCGCCAACACGTCTTGGTAATGCACGGGACGGCTTTGTGCTTCGCCGGCGATTTTGTCGGTCGAACCGATCACCTGCCCCGTCGGCATATTGCCGCCGGATAGCAATGCATGGCTAACCCGCGCCCAGTGATCGCGTCCTGCTTTGTCGTTGATTTTCGGTGTGCGTCCGAATTCGCCCCAGACGACAACGGAGACGTCTTGATCCAGTCCGCGGTCATAAATGTCTTGCACGAGCGCCGAGACACCCGTATCGAACAGCGGCAGATGTTTTTTCAAGTGGCCAAAATTATTGCCGTGGGTATCCCAGAATCCATAGGCCACGGTGACGCAGCGGACACCTGCTTCGACCAGTCTGCGGGCGGCGAGTAGTTGATCGTTCCACATCGGGGCTCCGTCGCCCAGATGCTTTGCCGAGCCTTTGCCGTATCGTTCGCGAAGTCGCGGGTCTTCGTTTTCTACGTCGAGCGCGTCGACCAGTTTGCTGGAGGTCAACACGCTGAAGGCCCGTTCGTAATTCGAATCGACGCCGCTCAATTGTTCGTTGTCGACCTGGCGGCGATAATCATCGAGACTAGCAAGTAGTTTTTGACGGTTGTCGAAGCGGCCCCCTTCGATATACCGCAATTTCATACTGGCCAGATCTTCGCCATCGGCTTTGATGCCGGCATGCGTGGGGCCTAGGACTCCCGAACCGGGACTGTTGTAGGGACGGTGTTGCATCGTCGGAAACAGGTCGACAAACGCGGGCGTGACTCCATCGGCCGAGCCGACTTCGTGGGAGATGATCGAACCGAAACTTGGGTGGCCGTCTCGCTCGCTTTCCCCTTTGGGGAAGCCGGTTACGTTTTGAAAGCTGGAATGTTCGTCGCGGAGTCCGACGATCGAACGAATCACCGCGATCTTGTCCATCAGTTGCGCCGTTTTGGGCAACAGGTTTCCGACTTGAATCCCGGGAACGTTACTATCAATCGGGTTAAACTCGCCGCGAATCCCGTCGGGTGCTTCGGGCTTGAGGTCGAAGGTATCTTGGTGCGAAAGTCCCCCGGTCAGGTAGACCATAATCACCGAATGCTTGCGCGTTCCTGTTCCAGCGGCGTCTTCGGCGGCGAGGAGTTGCGGCAGGCTCAACCCACCGACAGCCAGACTGCCAATTTGTAGAAACGAGCGGCGCGACAATCCGTCACAATATGGCGCACTTGATCCCAACAGCGTTAACATCGAAGTCCCTTGAAAACTAGTCGCGGTACAAACGTGCACAACCAAGACAGCGTGCCCAATGCATGCAATATCTTTGATGCTTTCATTCTACGTCATCGG from Symmachiella dynata encodes:
- a CDS encoding DUF1501 domain-containing protein; translated protein: MLTLLGSSAPYCDGLSRRSFLQIGSLAVGGLSLPQLLAAEDAAGTGTRKHSVIMVYLTGGLSHQDTFDLKPEAPDGIRGEFNPIDSNVPGIQVGNLLPKTAQLMDKIAVIRSIVGLRDEHSSFQNVTGFPKGESERDGHPSFGSIISHEVGSADGVTPAFVDLFPTMQHRPYNSPGSGVLGPTHAGIKADGEDLASMKLRYIEGGRFDNRQKLLASLDDYRRQVDNEQLSGVDSNYERAFSVLTSSKLVDALDVENEDPRLRERYGKGSAKHLGDGAPMWNDQLLAARRLVEAGVRCVTVAYGFWDTHGNNFGHLKKHLPLFDTGVSALVQDIYDRGLDQDVSVVVWGEFGRTPKINDKAGRDHWARVSHALLSGGNMPTGQVIGSTDKIAGEAQSRPVHYQDVLATLYHNLGIDPHRFIRRAGGATVPILPGSARIISELT